The following are from one region of the Thermococcus cleftensis genome:
- the twy1 gene encoding 4-demethylwyosine synthase TYW1: protein MALTFKSNPNMPEEIASLFRKQHYALVGRHSSVKLCHWLKESIKHDRFCYKQKFYGIASHRCLQMTPVTAWCTHNCIFCWRPMEGFLGTELPQPWDDPAFIVEESIKAQRKLLVGYKGMPGINMKKFEEAWNPRHAAISLSGEPMLYPYMGDLVEEFHKRGFTTFIVTNGTVPERLEEMIKEDKLPTQLYVSLTAPDIETYNRVNVPMIPDGWEKIKETLGLMKDAQTRTVIRLTLVKGENMHNPEGYAKLIRLASPMFVEAKAYMFVGFSRNRLTINNMPRHGEIRAFAEELVKHLPGYHIEDEYEPSRVVLIMRDDVDSHGTGIGGRFIKH from the coding sequence ATGGCGTTAACGTTCAAGTCCAACCCGAACATGCCGGAGGAGATAGCGAGCCTCTTCAGGAAGCAGCACTACGCGCTCGTGGGCAGGCACAGCTCGGTGAAGCTCTGCCACTGGCTCAAGGAGAGCATAAAGCACGACCGCTTCTGCTACAAGCAGAAGTTCTACGGCATAGCGAGCCACCGCTGCCTGCAGATGACGCCGGTTACGGCATGGTGCACCCACAACTGCATATTCTGCTGGCGCCCGATGGAGGGCTTCCTGGGAACCGAGTTGCCCCAGCCCTGGGACGACCCGGCCTTCATCGTCGAGGAGAGCATAAAGGCCCAGAGGAAGCTCCTCGTGGGCTACAAAGGCATGCCGGGCATAAACATGAAGAAGTTCGAGGAGGCATGGAACCCCAGGCATGCCGCAATAAGCCTCTCGGGCGAGCCAATGCTCTACCCCTACATGGGCGACCTCGTCGAAGAGTTCCACAAAAGGGGCTTCACCACCTTCATAGTCACCAACGGAACGGTTCCGGAGAGGCTTGAGGAGATGATAAAGGAGGACAAGCTACCGACCCAGCTCTACGTCTCGCTGACAGCCCCGGACATCGAGACCTACAACCGTGTGAACGTCCCGATGATTCCCGACGGGTGGGAGAAGATAAAGGAGACGCTGGGGCTCATGAAGGACGCCCAGACCAGGACGGTGATAAGGCTGACCCTCGTCAAGGGGGAGAATATGCACAACCCAGAGGGCTATGCAAAGCTGATAAGGCTCGCCAGCCCGATGTTCGTCGAGGCAAAGGCCTACATGTTTGTCGGCTTCTCGCGCAATAGGCTCACCATCAACAACATGCCGAGGCACGGGGAGATCAGGGCCTTCGCCGAGGAGCTCGTCAAACACCTACCCGGCTACCACATCGAGGACGAGTACGAGCCGAGCAGGGTCGTGCTCATAATGCGCGACGACGTCGATTCCCACGGAACTGGAATCGGCGGCAGATTCATAAAGCACTGA
- a CDS encoding 30S ribosomal protein S24e produces the protein MEIKVTEIRENKLLGRKEIYFDVIHEGEPTPSRADVKGKLVAMLDLNPETVVIQYIRSYFGSRVSKGYAKAYESRERMLYIEPEYILIRDGLIQKEEE, from the coding sequence ATGGAGATTAAGGTTACCGAGATAAGGGAGAACAAGCTCCTCGGAAGGAAGGAGATATACTTCGATGTCATTCACGAGGGCGAGCCGACGCCGAGCAGGGCCGACGTCAAGGGCAAGCTTGTGGCCATGCTCGACCTTAACCCGGAGACCGTCGTTATCCAGTACATAAGGAGCTACTTCGGTAGCCGCGTCAGCAAGGGCTACGCCAAGGCCTACGAGAGCAGGGAGAGAATGCTCTACATCGAGCCCGAGTACATTCTCATAAGGGACGGCCTGATTCAGAAGGAAGAGGAGTGA
- a CDS encoding DNA-directed RNA polymerase, with amino-acid sequence MYKLLKVRDVVRIPPKMFTMDPKEAAKLVLREAYEGIYDRDEGVVLAVMDVEEIGQGVIVPGDGATYHEVVFNVLVWKPEMHEVVDGEVIDVAPYGAFIRIGPMDGLVHISQLMDDYVVFDEKNKQFIGKETNRILKLGDEARARIIAISIKSRVIRENKIGLTMRQPGLGKKEWIEKEKRKEGE; translated from the coding sequence ATGTACAAGCTCCTCAAGGTTAGGGACGTTGTGAGAATACCGCCCAAGATGTTCACGATGGACCCGAAGGAGGCGGCAAAGCTCGTCCTCCGCGAGGCCTACGAGGGCATCTACGACAGGGACGAGGGAGTCGTTCTGGCCGTTATGGACGTCGAGGAGATAGGCCAGGGCGTCATCGTGCCGGGAGACGGGGCAACCTACCACGAGGTCGTTTTCAACGTCCTGGTTTGGAAGCCCGAGATGCACGAGGTCGTCGATGGCGAGGTCATAGACGTCGCCCCGTATGGTGCTTTCATCAGGATAGGTCCAATGGACGGTCTCGTCCATATTAGCCAGCTCATGGACGACTACGTCGTATTCGACGAGAAGAACAAGCAGTTCATCGGCAAGGAGACCAACAGGATACTCAAGCTCGGCGACGAGGCGAGGGCGAGGATAATAGCCATAAGCATCAAGAGCCGCGTCATCAGGGAGAACAAGATAGGTCTCACCATGCGCCAGCCAGGTCTAGGAAAGAAGGAGTGGATAGAGAAGGAGAAGCGCAAGGAGGGAGAGTGA
- a CDS encoding 30S ribosomal protein S27ae, translating to MAKRKSQKWKMYEVQGGKVKRKGKFCPRCGPGVFMAEHKDRWSCGRCGYTEWKRK from the coding sequence ATGGCCAAGAGGAAGAGCCAGAAGTGGAAGATGTACGAGGTTCAGGGCGGTAAGGTCAAGAGGAAGGGCAAGTTCTGCCCGCGCTGCGGTCCTGGAGTCTTCATGGCCGAGCACAAGGACCGCTGGAGCTGCGGCCGCTGCGGCTACACCGAGTGGAAGAGGAAGTGA
- a CDS encoding HemK2/MTQ2 family protein methyltransferase yields MPTYYGIKIELHPQVYEPAEDTFLLAENLAVREGDLALDVGTGTGLIALLMARKARFVLGVDINPLAVELANQNAQLNGVKNVEFRLSDLFERVEGKFDVVTFNAPYLPGEPEEPIDLALVGGETGREVLDRFIREVPKHLKPGGTVQIVQSSITGVEETLKMLDEVGLVGKVVAKRHVFFEDIVLINAVMPRGRV; encoded by the coding sequence ATGCCAACCTACTACGGAATTAAGATTGAACTACACCCCCAGGTGTATGAGCCGGCAGAGGATACCTTCCTGCTCGCGGAGAACCTCGCGGTTAGGGAGGGCGATCTCGCCCTCGACGTTGGAACAGGCACGGGGCTTATAGCACTCCTGATGGCGAGAAAAGCCCGCTTTGTTCTGGGCGTGGACATCAACCCCCTCGCGGTCGAGCTCGCCAACCAAAACGCCCAACTAAACGGCGTGAAAAACGTCGAGTTCCGCCTGAGCGACCTGTTTGAGAGGGTTGAGGGGAAGTTCGACGTGGTAACCTTCAACGCCCCCTACCTGCCCGGGGAGCCGGAGGAGCCGATAGACCTGGCACTCGTGGGCGGCGAAACCGGAAGGGAAGTCCTCGACCGGTTCATTCGGGAGGTCCCAAAACATCTCAAACCCGGCGGAACCGTCCAGATAGTCCAGAGCTCCATAACCGGGGTGGAAGAGACGCTAAAAATGCTGGACGAAGTTGGTTTGGTGGGAAAGGTAGTGGCTAAGAGACACGTCTTTTTTGAGGATATCGTTCTTATAAACGCCGTTATGCCAAGAGGGCGCGTCTGA
- a CDS encoding S8 family peptidase — MVRVVAHIDKGHFNTNTVRGIGGKIVYEFKLIDAVVIDIPANAVGKLAKLDGVTKVEYDHMAQVYRGGPPWAVEPVQPAQTIPWGIERVKAPETWSITDGSSNGVIEVAVLDTGADWDHPDIAANIVWGVSTIGGVVSTDPADWYDGNGHGTHVIGTIAALNNDIGVVGVAPNVEIYAIKVLDDRGSGTYTDIAIGIEQALLGPDGILDKDGDGIVVGDPDDDAAEVISMSLGGPSDDQYLHDMIIQAYNYGVVIVAASGNEAADQPSYPAIYPEVIAVGATDSSDAIAYFSNLQPEVSAPGVDVLSTYPDDTYESLSGTSMATPHVSGVVALIQAAYYNKYGKVLPVGTFDDMGTNTVRGILHSTADDLGDAGWDIYYGYGIVRADLAVQAAIG; from the coding sequence ATGGTAAGGGTGGTGGCACACATCGATAAGGGCCACTTCAATACCAACACGGTCAGGGGCATAGGCGGTAAAATCGTCTACGAGTTCAAGCTGATCGATGCAGTCGTCATTGACATTCCAGCAAACGCCGTCGGAAAGCTGGCCAAACTCGACGGTGTCACCAAGGTCGAGTACGACCACATGGCTCAAGTTTACAGGGGCGGTCCTCCCTGGGCGGTTGAACCAGTCCAGCCTGCACAGACTATCCCGTGGGGAATAGAGCGCGTTAAGGCTCCCGAGACCTGGAGCATAACCGATGGTTCCAGCAACGGCGTCATTGAGGTTGCAGTCCTCGACACTGGAGCCGACTGGGATCACCCGGACATTGCCGCCAACATTGTCTGGGGAGTTAGCACCATAGGGGGAGTCGTCAGCACCGATCCTGCTGACTGGTACGATGGAAACGGCCACGGAACCCACGTTATAGGAACTATAGCGGCCCTTAACAACGACATCGGCGTCGTCGGAGTTGCTCCAAACGTTGAGATCTACGCCATCAAGGTTCTTGACGACAGGGGAAGCGGAACCTACACCGACATCGCCATTGGTATCGAGCAGGCCCTCCTCGGTCCGGACGGAATACTCGACAAGGACGGCGACGGAATAGTCGTCGGTGATCCAGATGACGACGCCGCCGAGGTCATAAGCATGTCCCTCGGTGGTCCGAGCGACGACCAGTACCTCCACGACATGATAATCCAGGCCTACAACTACGGCGTCGTTATAGTGGCAGCGAGCGGCAACGAGGCCGCCGATCAGCCGAGCTATCCGGCCATCTATCCGGAGGTTATAGCGGTCGGAGCGACTGACTCGAGCGACGCTATAGCTTACTTCAGCAACCTCCAGCCCGAGGTCAGCGCCCCGGGCGTTGATGTGCTCAGCACCTATCCTGACGACACCTACGAGAGCCTCAGTGGAACCTCAATGGCCACCCCGCACGTCAGCGGTGTGGTTGCTCTCATACAGGCGGCTTATTACAACAAGTACGGCAAGGTTCTCCCTGTTGGAACCTTTGACGATATGGGAACCAACACCGTCAGGGGAATCCTCCACTCGACGGCGGACGACCTCGGAGACGCTGGCTGGGACATCTACTACGGCTACGGAATCGTCAGGGCCGATCTGGCCGTTCAGGCGGCCATCGGCTGA
- a CDS encoding inorganic diphosphatase — MNPFHELEPGPEVPEVVYALIEIPKGSRNKYELDKKTGLLKLDRVLYSPFFYPVDYGIIPQTWYDDGDPFDIMVIMREPVYPLTIIEARPIGIMKMEDSDDKDWKVLAVPVEDPYFKDWKDIDDVPKAFLDEIAHFFQRYKELQGKVTKIEGWGNAEEAKKEILRAIELYKEKFGKKE, encoded by the coding sequence ATGAACCCGTTCCACGAGCTTGAGCCCGGACCGGAGGTTCCAGAGGTCGTTTACGCTCTCATAGAGATTCCGAAGGGGAGCAGGAACAAGTACGAGCTCGACAAGAAGACCGGACTTCTTAAGCTCGATAGAGTGCTCTACAGCCCGTTCTTCTACCCGGTGGACTACGGAATAATCCCGCAGACCTGGTACGACGACGGCGACCCCTTCGACATAATGGTCATAATGCGCGAGCCGGTTTACCCGCTCACCATCATCGAGGCCAGGCCGATAGGCATAATGAAGATGGAGGACAGCGACGATAAAGACTGGAAGGTCTTGGCCGTTCCCGTCGAGGACCCGTACTTCAAGGACTGGAAGGACATAGACGACGTCCCCAAGGCCTTCCTCGATGAGATTGCCCACTTCTTCCAGCGCTACAAGGAGCTCCAGGGCAAGGTCACCAAGATAGAGGGCTGGGGCAACGCCGAGGAGGCCAAGAAGGAAATCCTCCGTGCCATCGAGCTCTACAAGGAGAAGTTCGGCAAGAAGGAGTGA
- the spt4 gene encoding transcription elongation factor subunit Spt4: MVKEKACRHCHYITTEDRCPVCGSRDLSDEWFDLVIITDPENSRIAQKLGVKVPGKYAIRVR; the protein is encoded by the coding sequence ATGGTCAAGGAAAAGGCCTGCAGGCACTGTCACTACATAACCACTGAGGACCGCTGTCCCGTCTGCGGGAGCAGGGACCTAAGCGACGAGTGGTTCGACCTCGTGATAATCACAGATCCGGAGAACAGCAGGATAGCACAGAAGCTGGGCGTCAAGGTGCCCGGTAAATACGCCATAAGGGTCAGATGA
- a CDS encoding GTP-dependent dephospho-CoA kinase — MRLVLTPELRKALKEPLGELVRGEIPEPYVKIREELEKARHVVTVGDVVTENVIKLGISPSLAIYDHRTKRKAYNPSIDPGAVVMTVQNPAGTITKALLNAIRKGFGLAERGRRVYIKVNGEEDLAAIPAVLYAPPGSVVLYGQPDEGVVLIKVTPECKLKCGKLMSKMEVVHDGD, encoded by the coding sequence ATGAGGCTCGTACTCACTCCCGAGCTCAGAAAAGCCCTCAAGGAGCCCCTGGGCGAACTCGTCCGGGGGGAGATTCCCGAACCGTACGTCAAGATTAGGGAAGAGCTTGAAAAAGCGCGGCACGTCGTCACGGTCGGCGACGTGGTTACCGAGAACGTCATCAAGCTCGGTATATCTCCAAGTCTGGCGATATACGACCACCGGACGAAGAGGAAGGCCTACAATCCTTCCATAGACCCGGGCGCGGTCGTGATGACCGTCCAGAACCCGGCCGGAACCATAACGAAAGCTTTATTAAACGCAATCAGAAAGGGCTTTGGACTGGCCGAGAGGGGCAGGCGGGTTTACATAAAGGTGAACGGAGAGGAGGATCTGGCGGCGATTCCGGCCGTGCTCTACGCCCCGCCCGGAAGCGTGGTGCTCTACGGCCAGCCCGACGAGGGAGTAGTGCTTATAAAGGTAACACCCGAATGCAAGCTCAAGTGTGGAAAGCTCATGTCCAAGATGGAGGTGGTTCACGATGGAGATTAA